A single window of Actinoallomurus bryophytorum DNA harbors:
- a CDS encoding LuxR C-terminal-related transcriptional regulator has translation MTRVVLVDDHQMFRSGVKAELGDSVEIVGEAGDVDEAVAVIKETVPEVVLLDVHLPGGGGVEVLRQVLPSETKFLALSVSDAAEDVIGVVRGGARGYVTKTISGGELTNAIERVAEGDAVFSPRLAGFVLDAFAASDAPSIDPELDQLTQREREVLRLIARGYAYKEVAKELFISVKTVETHVSSVLRKLQLSNRHELSRWAAARRLV, from the coding sequence ATGACACGTGTGGTGCTGGTCGATGACCATCAGATGTTCCGGAGCGGCGTGAAGGCCGAGCTGGGCGACTCCGTCGAGATCGTCGGTGAGGCCGGCGACGTGGACGAGGCGGTCGCGGTCATCAAGGAGACCGTGCCGGAGGTGGTGCTGCTCGACGTCCACCTGCCTGGAGGCGGGGGCGTCGAGGTGCTGCGCCAGGTGCTCCCGTCGGAGACCAAATTCCTGGCCCTGTCGGTGTCGGACGCCGCGGAGGACGTCATCGGCGTCGTACGCGGCGGCGCCCGCGGCTACGTCACCAAGACCATCTCGGGCGGCGAGCTGACCAACGCGATCGAACGCGTGGCCGAGGGCGACGCGGTGTTCTCACCGCGCCTGGCGGGCTTCGTCCTGGACGCGTTCGCCGCCTCCGACGCCCCGTCCATCGACCCCGAGCTCGACCAGCTCACCCAGCGCGAGCGCGAGGTCCTGCGCCTGATCGCCCGTGGCTACGCGTACAAAGAGGTCGCCAAGGAGCTGTTCATCTCGGTCAAGACCGTCGAGACGCACGTGAGCAGCGTCCTGCGCAAGCTCCAGCTCTCGAACCGCCACGAACTCTCCCGCTGGGCCGCCGCCCGCCGCCTCGTGTGA
- a CDS encoding right-handed parallel beta-helix repeat-containing protein: MGRFARRLLVAVVFIVTTVSFASPALAADARPGTSPATATWPATPTPGTYHVPVYRPATASPHLVVCRPGARLTGVAKQLAGSCAYHEIQKAIDAATTRGTTIYVLPGTYREKSSLAAPKGRCAKLDDEAPLSYDDQRACPHLQSLISIAGMPDLQIEGVGGPVIIEGGKQVGIRADRADGFYLRGVTVRGFGEDGVSVSETDGFVLDQVSGLGNGGHGLASYTSDHGLVTDCTASGNGDAGIATASAADRQGDRLAVEIRRCRSYGNLVGYSGTAGDSVYVHDNVFNGNSTGAMLDSSVQAVGMPQNHAMFVANRVFGNNADLYHDCHARCPRRAVPVGTGMLLAGGDENTYASNLVYDNWRFGIAQYWIPASRRGETDPAKQRDTSHGNRYVGNLMGVTPAGLPAPNGTDFWWDEQGDRNCWQSNASSTGTPRSDPALLPTCDHPSSGGPYAQQGNPAKTFTVTACAAYRPDDKSRLDPPGCTWLTAPPRPAS; this comes from the coding sequence ATGGGGCGGTTCGCGCGGCGTCTCCTCGTCGCAGTCGTCTTCATCGTGACCACGGTCTCGTTCGCCTCGCCGGCCCTCGCCGCTGACGCGCGACCCGGCACGTCTCCGGCCACGGCCACCTGGCCGGCCACCCCGACCCCCGGGACCTACCACGTGCCGGTCTACCGCCCGGCGACCGCCTCGCCGCACCTGGTCGTCTGCCGGCCCGGCGCCCGGCTGACCGGCGTCGCGAAGCAACTGGCGGGTTCGTGCGCCTACCACGAGATCCAGAAGGCGATCGACGCCGCGACCACGCGCGGGACGACGATCTACGTGCTGCCCGGCACCTACCGCGAGAAGTCCTCGCTGGCCGCGCCGAAGGGCCGGTGCGCCAAGCTCGACGACGAGGCGCCCCTGTCCTACGACGACCAGCGCGCCTGCCCCCACCTGCAGAGCCTCATCAGCATCGCCGGCATGCCCGACCTGCAGATCGAGGGCGTCGGCGGCCCTGTGATCATCGAGGGCGGCAAGCAGGTCGGTATCCGCGCCGACCGCGCCGACGGGTTCTACCTGCGCGGCGTGACCGTCCGCGGCTTCGGCGAGGACGGCGTGAGCGTGTCCGAGACCGACGGCTTCGTACTGGACCAGGTCAGCGGCCTCGGCAACGGCGGGCACGGGCTCGCCTCCTACACCTCCGACCACGGGCTGGTCACCGACTGCACGGCGTCCGGCAACGGTGACGCCGGCATCGCCACCGCCTCGGCCGCCGACCGCCAGGGCGACCGGCTGGCCGTCGAGATCCGCCGCTGCCGCTCGTACGGCAACCTGGTCGGCTACTCCGGCACCGCGGGCGACTCGGTGTACGTCCACGACAACGTGTTCAACGGCAACTCCACCGGCGCGATGCTCGACAGCAGCGTGCAGGCGGTCGGCATGCCGCAGAACCACGCGATGTTCGTCGCGAACCGGGTCTTCGGCAACAACGCGGACCTCTACCACGACTGCCACGCACGGTGCCCGCGCCGGGCGGTACCCGTCGGCACCGGCATGCTGCTCGCGGGCGGCGACGAGAACACCTACGCGAGCAACCTCGTCTACGACAACTGGCGGTTCGGCATCGCGCAGTACTGGATCCCGGCGAGCCGCCGCGGGGAGACCGACCCGGCCAAGCAGCGCGACACCTCACACGGCAACCGCTACGTCGGCAACCTCATGGGCGTGACACCGGCCGGCCTGCCGGCGCCCAACGGCACCGACTTCTGGTGGGACGAGCAGGGCGACCGCAACTGCTGGCAGAGCAACGCCTCGTCGACGGGCACCCCGCGCAGCGATCCCGCCCTCCTGCCGACCTGTGACCACCCCTCCTCGGGCGGCCCGTACGCGCAGCAGGGCAATCCGGCGAAGACCTTCACCGTCACCGCCTGCGCGGCCTACCGCCCGGACGACAAGAGCCGCCTGGATCCGCCCGGCTGCACCTGGCTCACCGCCCCGCCTCGCCCGGCCTCGTAA
- a CDS encoding CASTOR/POLLUX-related putative ion channel → MAQVRLRDRGRYAFDNTMSKGPSALIGWLGLASAILIVVFASLTVALTPGDAGHNGHWPGMLWRTLMRAIDPGTVGGDTGSPMYLALMLAVTVGGIFIVSALIGVLTTGLETKIADLRKGHSKIIERNHTVLLGWSDQVFTVISELGKANESQRRSCVAILADQDKVDMEEAIRRHVDLGNTRVVCRRGDPLKVADLDLVSPDTARSIMVIAPPAEDPDTHVIKVLLSLGARDWSSHRPSVVAAVTNSANLPAARLAGGSAAHVIDADDIGVRLVVQSHRQSGLSTVCTDLLDFSGNEFYLRSEPSLTGKTFGDALDAYELGISIGLRRTGGTVLVNPPMDTVIETDDQLIVLAEDDLLVRLAAGPPQVVTDAISTTEPEGAKPARTLLVGWNQRAPKIISLLDAFAQPGSVLDVAAFRDDPRKRLTDPAHLTIGFTSCDPTDRAALEALDAGSYQHVIVLSDDAHAPQHADARTLVTLLHLRDMEERIGDPYSIVSELNDEGNREVAQVTRADDFVVSARLISLLLTQLTENHHLRDVFASLLDPTGSEIYLKPATDYLLPGTPANFATVIEAARRRGQTALGYRRREEFHRSPAYGVVLNPDKAAPLTLSADDRVIVLSEQ, encoded by the coding sequence TTGGCTCAGGTGCGGTTGCGGGATCGCGGGCGGTACGCGTTCGACAACACCATGTCGAAGGGCCCGTCGGCGCTGATCGGCTGGCTCGGCCTGGCCTCAGCGATCCTCATCGTCGTGTTCGCCTCCCTGACCGTGGCGCTCACCCCCGGCGACGCCGGTCACAACGGGCACTGGCCAGGGATGCTGTGGCGCACCCTGATGCGCGCCATCGACCCCGGAACCGTGGGCGGGGACACCGGCAGCCCGATGTACCTGGCGCTGATGCTGGCCGTCACGGTCGGCGGCATCTTCATCGTCAGTGCCCTGATCGGTGTGCTCACCACCGGTCTGGAAACCAAGATCGCTGACCTGCGCAAGGGCCACTCGAAGATCATCGAGCGGAACCACACCGTGCTGCTGGGCTGGTCGGATCAGGTCTTCACCGTGATCTCCGAACTCGGGAAGGCCAACGAGAGCCAGCGCCGCTCCTGCGTGGCGATCCTCGCCGACCAGGACAAGGTCGACATGGAAGAGGCGATCCGCCGCCACGTCGACCTCGGCAACACCCGGGTGGTCTGCCGCCGTGGTGACCCTCTCAAGGTCGCCGACCTGGACCTGGTCAGTCCGGACACGGCACGATCCATCATGGTCATCGCGCCGCCCGCCGAGGATCCCGACACCCATGTGATCAAAGTGCTGCTCTCTCTCGGCGCGAGGGACTGGAGCTCGCACCGGCCCTCGGTCGTGGCCGCCGTGACCAACTCGGCGAACCTGCCCGCCGCGAGGCTCGCCGGCGGCTCTGCCGCGCACGTGATCGACGCCGATGACATCGGGGTCCGGCTGGTCGTCCAGTCCCACCGCCAATCCGGCCTGTCCACCGTCTGTACGGACCTGCTGGACTTCTCCGGCAACGAGTTCTACCTCCGGTCCGAACCGTCCCTGACGGGCAAGACGTTCGGTGACGCGCTGGACGCGTACGAGCTCGGCATCTCGATCGGGCTACGGCGAACGGGTGGCACCGTGCTGGTGAACCCGCCCATGGACACCGTCATCGAAACCGACGACCAGCTCATCGTGCTGGCCGAGGACGACCTGCTGGTCCGGCTCGCCGCCGGCCCTCCGCAGGTCGTGACCGATGCGATCAGCACCACCGAACCCGAGGGCGCCAAGCCCGCTCGTACGCTGCTGGTCGGCTGGAACCAGCGAGCCCCGAAGATCATCAGCCTGCTCGACGCGTTCGCCCAGCCAGGATCGGTGCTGGACGTCGCGGCGTTCAGGGACGACCCGCGAAAGCGGCTCACCGATCCGGCCCACCTCACGATCGGCTTCACCAGCTGTGACCCCACCGACCGTGCCGCGCTGGAAGCCCTCGACGCCGGCTCGTACCAGCACGTCATCGTGCTCTCCGACGATGCCCACGCCCCGCAGCACGCCGACGCCCGTACTCTCGTCACCTTGCTGCACCTGCGTGACATGGAAGAACGCATCGGTGATCCCTACTCGATCGTCAGCGAGCTCAACGACGAGGGCAACCGGGAGGTCGCCCAGGTCACCAGGGCCGATGACTTCGTCGTCAGCGCCCGGCTCATCAGCCTGCTGCTGACCCAGCTGACCGAGAACCACCACCTGCGGGATGTGTTCGCCAGCCTGCTGGACCCGACCGGTTCGGAGATCTACCTCAAACCCGCCACCGACTACCTGCTCCCCGGCACGCCGGCGAACTTCGCCACCGTCATCGAAGCCGCACGCAGGCGAGGTCAGACGGCCCTGGGGTACCGCCGTCGCGAGGAGTTCCACCGGTCGCCCGCCTACGGCGTCGTGCTGAACCCCGACAAGGCCGCCCCGCTCACCCTGTCGGCCGACGACCGCGTCATCGTCCTGTCCGAACAGTGA
- the pcrA gene encoding DNA helicase PcrA, producing MSTLVSHPLLDGLNDAQRAAVVHHGGPLLIVAGAGSGKTRVLTHRIAYLLAERDVQPAEIMAITFTNKAAGEMRERVEALVGNRSRAMWVMTFHSACVRILRREAKRLGFPSGFSIYDQADSQRLMALVCRELDLDPKRYPPRGFSAQVSNLKNELIDYETFKSQASTHLEKTLAEAYETYQARLQQAGALDFDDLIMTTVNLLQAFPDVAEHYRRRFRHVLVDEYQDTNHAQYVLVRELVGQQGDDEGLKPAELCVVGDADQSIYAFRGATIRNILEFERDYPDASVILLEQNYRSTQTILSAANAVIERNADRKPKRLWSDQGNGPNVTGYVADNEHDEAAFVAQEIDRLTDDEEIKPGQVAIFYRTNAQSRVFEEVFIRVGLPYKVVGGVRFYERKEIRDLLAYLRVLGNPEDTVSLRRILNVPKRGIGDRAEACVEALAGRERISFWQALRRADEAPAIATRSLNQIKDFVALLDELGEMVETSTPAELVEAILTKSGYLAELEGSRDPQDETRIENLREMESVAAEFEERLATGVLAVQPAEGEEVRERPAEGRLVEFLEQVALVADADQIPGGQNGVVPPGERSPEGGDGVVTLMTLHTAKGLEFPVVFLTGMEDGVFPHLRSLGDPKQLEEERRLAYVGITRARQRLYVSRATMRSSWGAPSYNPASRFLTEIPETLVEWQRSEASGAPAMASVAQRPGVRSPGNREVPALSAGDRVVHDAFGLGTVVTVDGAGEKAAATVDFGGDYGVKRFVLRYAPIQKL from the coding sequence GTGTCGACGCTTGTAAGCCATCCCCTTCTCGACGGCCTCAACGACGCTCAGCGCGCGGCGGTCGTGCATCACGGCGGTCCGTTGCTGATCGTGGCCGGAGCCGGCTCGGGTAAGACCCGTGTGCTCACCCACCGCATCGCCTACCTCCTCGCCGAGCGTGACGTTCAGCCCGCGGAGATCATGGCGATCACGTTCACCAACAAGGCCGCCGGTGAGATGAGAGAGCGCGTCGAGGCGCTCGTCGGCAACCGTTCCCGTGCGATGTGGGTGATGACGTTCCACTCCGCCTGCGTGCGCATCCTGCGTCGTGAGGCGAAGCGGCTCGGGTTCCCCAGCGGTTTCTCGATCTATGACCAGGCCGACTCACAACGCCTGATGGCGCTGGTCTGCCGGGAGCTCGACCTGGACCCCAAGCGTTACCCGCCGCGCGGTTTCTCCGCCCAGGTCTCCAACCTCAAGAACGAGCTCATCGACTACGAGACCTTCAAGTCCCAGGCGTCGACCCATCTCGAAAAGACGCTCGCCGAGGCGTACGAGACCTACCAGGCGCGGCTTCAGCAGGCCGGCGCGCTGGACTTCGACGATCTGATCATGACGACCGTCAACCTCCTGCAGGCGTTCCCGGACGTCGCCGAGCACTACCGGCGGCGGTTCCGTCACGTGCTCGTGGACGAATACCAGGACACCAACCACGCGCAGTACGTCCTGGTCCGCGAGCTGGTCGGCCAGCAGGGCGACGACGAGGGACTCAAACCCGCCGAGCTGTGCGTGGTCGGCGACGCCGACCAGTCGATCTACGCCTTCCGCGGCGCGACGATCCGCAACATCCTGGAGTTCGAGCGCGACTACCCCGACGCGAGCGTCATCCTGCTGGAGCAGAACTACCGCTCCACGCAGACGATCCTGTCGGCGGCCAACGCGGTGATCGAGCGCAACGCCGACCGCAAGCCGAAGCGCCTGTGGTCCGACCAGGGCAACGGGCCCAACGTCACCGGCTACGTCGCCGACAACGAGCACGACGAGGCGGCGTTCGTCGCGCAGGAGATCGACCGGCTCACCGACGACGAGGAGATCAAGCCCGGTCAGGTGGCGATCTTCTACCGCACCAACGCGCAGTCACGTGTGTTCGAAGAGGTCTTCATCCGCGTCGGCCTGCCGTACAAGGTCGTCGGGGGCGTCCGGTTCTACGAGCGCAAGGAGATCCGCGACCTGCTCGCCTACCTGCGTGTCCTGGGCAACCCCGAGGACACCGTGAGCCTGCGGCGCATCCTCAACGTCCCCAAGCGCGGCATCGGCGACCGTGCCGAGGCCTGTGTCGAGGCGCTCGCAGGGCGCGAGCGCATCTCGTTCTGGCAGGCGCTGCGGCGGGCCGACGAGGCGCCGGCCATCGCCACCCGGTCGCTCAACCAGATCAAGGACTTCGTCGCGCTCCTGGACGAGCTGGGCGAGATGGTGGAGACCTCCACGCCGGCCGAGCTCGTCGAGGCCATCCTGACCAAGAGCGGCTACCTCGCCGAGCTCGAAGGCTCGCGCGACCCGCAGGACGAGACCCGCATCGAGAACCTCCGCGAGATGGAGTCGGTGGCGGCCGAGTTCGAGGAGCGCCTCGCGACGGGCGTGCTGGCGGTCCAGCCCGCCGAGGGCGAGGAGGTACGGGAGCGTCCCGCCGAGGGCCGGCTCGTTGAGTTCCTGGAGCAGGTCGCGCTCGTCGCCGACGCCGACCAGATTCCCGGCGGGCAGAACGGCGTCGTCCCGCCCGGCGAGCGCAGCCCCGAGGGCGGCGACGGCGTCGTCACGCTGATGACGCTGCACACCGCCAAGGGCCTGGAGTTCCCCGTCGTCTTCCTCACCGGCATGGAGGACGGCGTCTTCCCGCACCTGCGCTCGCTCGGCGACCCCAAGCAGCTGGAGGAGGAGCGGCGGCTCGCCTACGTCGGCATCACCCGCGCCCGGCAGCGGCTCTACGTCTCCCGCGCGACCATGCGCAGCTCGTGGGGCGCGCCGTCCTACAATCCGGCCTCGCGTTTCCTCACCGAGATCCCCGAGACGCTGGTCGAGTGGCAGCGCTCCGAGGCCTCGGGCGCTCCGGCGATGGCCTCGGTCGCCCAGCGGCCGGGCGTACGCTCGCCGGGCAACCGTGAGGTTCCGGCCCTGTCCGCGGGCGACCGGGTCGTCCACGACGCGTTCGGGCTGGGCACGGTCGTCACCGTCGACGGCGCCGGTGAAAAGGCCGCCGCGACCGTTGATTTCGGCGGCGACTACGGCGTCAAGCGCTTCGTGCTCCGCTACGCGCCGATACAGAAACTCTAG
- a CDS encoding DUF397 domain-containing protein, which translates to MIRWRKSSRSQGIENSDCVEVANLSGNSGLRDSKKPDVSDTPRAVRAALR; encoded by the coding sequence ATGATCCGATGGCGTAAGTCGAGCCGGAGTCAGGGCATCGAGAACAGCGACTGTGTAGAAGTCGCGAACCTCTCCGGTAACAGCGGCCTCCGCGACAGCAAGAAGCCGGACGTGAGCGACACTCCTCGCGCCGTACGGGCCGCCTTGCGGTAA
- the dhaM gene encoding dihydroxyacetone kinase phosphoryl donor subunit DhaM, producing the protein MANVGIVLISHSRALAEGAAELARQMGVGEVSVEPAGGTEDGGLGTSIDLLEAAVRKADGGGGVVLIADLGSSVLTAKTYLEDLEEDTEVVLADAPFVEGAVAAASAAAGGADVAGVTTAAGEAYQFRKT; encoded by the coding sequence ATGGCCAACGTGGGAATCGTGCTGATCTCACACAGCCGGGCGCTCGCCGAGGGCGCGGCCGAACTCGCGCGCCAGATGGGCGTCGGCGAGGTCTCCGTGGAGCCCGCCGGAGGCACCGAGGACGGCGGACTGGGCACGAGCATCGACCTGCTCGAGGCGGCGGTACGCAAGGCCGACGGGGGCGGCGGAGTCGTGCTGATCGCCGACCTCGGCAGCTCGGTCCTGACGGCGAAGACCTACCTGGAGGACCTTGAGGAGGACACCGAGGTCGTCCTGGCCGACGCGCCTTTCGTGGAGGGCGCGGTGGCGGCCGCGTCGGCCGCTGCCGGCGGTGCCGATGTGGCCGGAGTGACCACCGCGGCCGGAGAGGCGTATCAGTTCCGCAAGACGTGA
- the dhaL gene encoding dihydroxyacetone kinase subunit DhaL translates to MDVRQWIVRFSELVTADASRLTRLDSDIGDGDHGTNLDRGLRAAVAALDSDLPPGKVLMTAGRTLVSKTGGASGPLYGTALRRAGKAFGDATEVDAAGLGAALRAALEGIKELGKAEEGDKTMVDALTPAVAAYEGAAGEGLAAATRAALDGAEKGAEATVALQARKGRASYLGPRSVGHLDPGAASTVLLFRALADVAGRS, encoded by the coding sequence ATGGACGTACGCCAATGGATCGTGCGGTTCTCCGAGCTGGTCACCGCCGACGCCTCGCGGCTGACGAGGCTCGACTCGGACATCGGCGACGGTGACCACGGGACGAACCTCGACCGCGGCCTGCGCGCCGCCGTGGCCGCGCTGGACTCGGACCTGCCGCCCGGCAAGGTGCTGATGACCGCGGGCCGCACGCTGGTCTCCAAGACCGGCGGAGCGTCCGGACCGCTGTACGGCACCGCGCTGCGCCGCGCGGGCAAGGCGTTCGGCGACGCGACCGAGGTCGACGCCGCCGGACTCGGCGCGGCCCTTCGCGCCGCGCTTGAGGGCATCAAGGAGCTGGGCAAGGCCGAGGAGGGCGACAAGACCATGGTCGACGCCCTGACCCCGGCGGTCGCCGCGTACGAGGGAGCGGCCGGCGAGGGTCTCGCGGCGGCGACACGAGCCGCGCTGGACGGCGCGGAGAAGGGCGCCGAGGCGACCGTGGCGCTCCAGGCACGCAAGGGGCGGGCCAGCTATCTGGGGCCGCGCAGCGTGGGCCACCTCGACCCCGGCGCCGCCTCGACCGTGCTGCTCTTCCGCGCCCTGGCCGACGTGGCCGGCCGGTCCTGA
- the dhaK gene encoding dihydroxyacetone kinase subunit DhaK codes for MKKLIDAVDDVVLDALRGMAAAHPSLRVDLDQRIIVRADAPRTGKVGLISGGGSGHEPLHGGFVGYGMLDAACPGEVFTSPVPDQILAATTAVSGGAGVVHIVKNYTGDVLNFQMAAELADDEDIEVIPVVIDDDVAVQDSTFTAGRRGTGATVFVEKIAGALAEADGAVADVAAVATEVNERSRSFGVALTACTVPAAGRPTFELGEDEIELGIGIHGEPGRERTKLRTATEIVDFSLSAINDDMPLSGSDVLVMVNGMGGTPLMELYGAYAAADKWLTGHGATVSRRLVGNYVTSLDMAGCMISVCRLTPRLAELWDAPVETPGLRWGR; via the coding sequence ATGAAGAAACTGATTGACGCCGTTGACGACGTAGTCCTCGACGCCCTGCGCGGCATGGCCGCGGCCCACCCGTCCCTGCGCGTGGACCTGGACCAACGGATCATCGTGCGCGCCGACGCGCCGCGTACGGGCAAGGTCGGGCTCATCTCCGGGGGAGGTTCCGGGCACGAGCCGTTGCACGGAGGGTTCGTGGGGTACGGCATGCTCGACGCCGCCTGCCCTGGAGAGGTGTTCACCTCCCCGGTGCCCGACCAGATCCTCGCCGCGACGACCGCCGTCTCCGGTGGGGCCGGGGTCGTCCACATCGTGAAGAACTACACCGGCGACGTGCTGAATTTCCAGATGGCGGCCGAGCTTGCCGACGACGAGGACATCGAGGTCATCCCCGTCGTGATCGACGACGACGTCGCGGTGCAGGACAGCACGTTCACGGCCGGACGCCGTGGCACCGGCGCGACGGTCTTCGTCGAGAAGATCGCTGGCGCGCTCGCCGAGGCGGATGGTGCTGTGGCGGACGTGGCAGCCGTGGCCACCGAGGTCAACGAGCGGAGCCGGTCGTTCGGCGTCGCCCTGACCGCGTGTACGGTCCCGGCCGCGGGACGGCCCACCTTCGAGCTCGGCGAGGACGAGATCGAGCTGGGCATCGGCATCCACGGGGAGCCCGGCCGCGAGCGTACGAAGCTCCGGACCGCCACGGAGATCGTCGACTTCTCGCTGTCCGCGATCAACGACGACATGCCGCTGTCCGGGTCCGACGTGCTCGTCATGGTCAACGGCATGGGCGGAACCCCGCTGATGGAGCTGTACGGCGCGTACGCCGCGGCGGACAAATGGCTGACCGGGCACGGGGCCACCGTCTCGCGCCGCCTGGTCGGCAACTACGTGACGAGCCTGGACATGGCCGGGTGCATGATCTCGGTCTGCCGGCTGACGCCGCGGCTCGCCGAGCTGTGGGACGCGCCGGTGGAGACGCCCGGCCTGCGATGGGGACGCTGA
- a CDS encoding PIG-L deacetylase family protein: MIEDVARALMVMAHPDDVDFSAAGTVATWTDAGIEVTYLIVTDGDAGGFDDDVPREEIAPLRRAEQRAAAKCVGVTDVRFLGYPDGRVEATLDLRRDIARVIRQVRPDRVVVPSPERNYQRLAPSHPDHRAVGSAALDAVYPDARNPYAFPELRAEGHEAWTVREVWISAAGSGEHLVDITEVFDRKVAALRAHASQISETADLEGMLRGFLSANAERGGLAEGRLAEAFQIIPAA; encoded by the coding sequence GTGATCGAAGACGTGGCACGCGCGCTGATGGTGATGGCCCACCCCGACGATGTCGACTTCTCCGCGGCCGGGACGGTGGCGACCTGGACCGACGCGGGCATTGAGGTGACGTACCTCATCGTGACCGACGGCGACGCGGGAGGCTTCGACGACGACGTGCCGCGAGAGGAGATCGCACCGCTGCGCCGCGCCGAGCAGCGGGCCGCCGCCAAATGCGTGGGCGTCACCGACGTCCGCTTCCTCGGCTATCCCGACGGACGGGTGGAGGCGACCCTCGACCTCCGGCGTGACATCGCGCGGGTCATCCGGCAGGTGCGTCCCGACCGGGTGGTGGTGCCGAGCCCGGAGCGCAACTACCAGCGCCTGGCCCCGAGCCACCCCGACCACCGCGCGGTGGGCTCGGCCGCCCTGGACGCCGTGTACCCGGACGCACGCAACCCCTACGCCTTCCCCGAGCTGCGTGCCGAGGGCCACGAGGCGTGGACCGTACGCGAGGTGTGGATCTCTGCCGCAGGGTCGGGCGAGCACCTCGTCGACATCACCGAGGTGTTCGATCGCAAGGTGGCGGCGCTGCGGGCGCACGCCAGCCAGATCTCCGAGACCGCCGACCTCGAGGGAATGCTGCGCGGTTTCCTGTCCGCCAACGCCGAGCGCGGCGGCCTCGCCGAGGGGCGTCTGGCCGAGGCGTTCCAGATCATCCCCGCGGCGTGA
- a CDS encoding nucleoside hydrolase, which translates to MKTRILLDCDTGIDDALTLLYLASLVRSGEVDLVAVGTVHGNVAPEIGALNTLRVLERAGLHDVPVAVGAARPMAQEVAYAHDWHGTDGLGETGLPEPSGRPGDISAPEQIIRLARAHPGELSLLAVGPLTNLAIALLLEPALPGMFREVVVMGGAFEYGGNMTSHAEANVWHDPEAAELVFAAGWPVTLVPLDATHPTALDGEWLDRLAAAEGDVARFAARILEFYVTAYERSLGVRGAVIHDALAAMLTVDPSLGEYAERPVRVELRGDRTRGATLWDRRLYADEGGRPPVKVVVRTDVEAFRERLLASLL; encoded by the coding sequence TTGAAGACCAGGATCCTGCTCGACTGCGACACCGGGATCGACGACGCCCTGACGCTGCTCTACCTGGCCTCGCTGGTCAGGTCCGGTGAGGTCGACCTCGTCGCCGTCGGCACGGTGCACGGCAACGTCGCTCCGGAGATCGGTGCGCTCAACACCCTGCGGGTGCTGGAGCGTGCGGGGCTGCACGACGTGCCGGTGGCGGTCGGTGCCGCCCGGCCGATGGCCCAGGAGGTCGCGTACGCCCACGACTGGCACGGTACGGACGGCCTCGGCGAGACCGGGCTGCCGGAGCCCTCGGGCCGTCCGGGTGACATCTCCGCGCCGGAGCAGATCATCCGGCTGGCCAGGGCGCACCCCGGCGAGCTGAGCCTGCTGGCGGTGGGCCCGCTGACCAACCTCGCCATCGCGCTCCTGCTCGAACCCGCGCTGCCCGGCATGTTCCGCGAGGTCGTCGTGATGGGTGGGGCCTTCGAGTACGGCGGCAACATGACGAGCCACGCCGAGGCGAACGTCTGGCACGACCCCGAGGCGGCCGAGCTCGTCTTCGCCGCGGGCTGGCCGGTCACGCTGGTGCCGCTCGACGCGACCCACCCGACCGCGCTGGACGGCGAGTGGCTGGACAGGCTGGCGGCGGCGGAGGGCGACGTCGCCCGGTTCGCCGCCCGGATCCTGGAGTTCTACGTCACGGCCTACGAACGCTCGCTGGGCGTACGGGGCGCGGTGATCCACGACGCGCTCGCCGCCATGCTGACCGTCGATCCCTCGCTCGGGGAGTACGCCGAACGGCCGGTACGGGTCGAGCTGCGCGGCGACCGTACGCGCGGCGCGACGCTCTGGGACCGGCGGTTGTACGCCGACGAAGGCGGCCGCCCGCCGGTCAAGGTCGTGGTGCGCACCGACGTCGAGGCCTTCCGGGAGCGCCTGCTCGCGAGCCTGCTCTGA
- a CDS encoding beta-class carbonic anhydrase produces MSVTDELLANAQRYAAGFDKGDLPLPPAKGVAIVACMDARLNVYGLLGLSEGDAHVIRNAGGVITSDEIRSLAISQRLLGTKEIVLIHHTDCGMLTFTDDGFRAQVQADTGIKPEWAAEAFPDLEGDVLQSIERIKASPFVPDKSSVRGFVYDVKTGELNEATG; encoded by the coding sequence ATGTCCGTTACGGACGAACTACTGGCCAACGCCCAGCGCTACGCCGCCGGGTTCGACAAGGGTGACCTCCCACTGCCCCCCGCCAAGGGGGTGGCGATCGTCGCCTGCATGGACGCACGGCTCAACGTGTACGGCCTGCTGGGCCTGTCCGAAGGCGACGCGCACGTCATCCGCAACGCCGGCGGCGTGATCACCTCGGACGAGATCCGGTCCCTGGCGATCAGCCAGCGGCTGCTCGGCACGAAGGAGATCGTGCTGATCCACCACACCGACTGCGGGATGCTGACGTTCACCGACGACGGGTTCCGTGCCCAGGTGCAGGCCGACACCGGGATCAAGCCCGAATGGGCGGCGGAGGCGTTCCCCGATCTCGAGGGCGACGTGCTGCAGTCGATCGAACGCATCAAGGCCAGCCCGTTCGTGCCGGACAAGTCCTCGGTGCGCGGGTTCGTCTACGACGTCAAGACCGGTGAGCTGAACGAGGCCACCGGCTGA